In Desulfobacterales bacterium, a single genomic region encodes these proteins:
- a CDS encoding DUF6178 family protein translates to MPKEQQDHKTLERVQQLQEKRRQIMELPPDKALDQILKDRQPAALVHSFPEQDFYLMVNEIGPQDSLPLLSLATNKQWEHIVDLETWQNDHIDLNSVTRWMNLLMEADAQRFISWILKDQLEFIEFYLFKNLEVRIREHDQDPTEFGNDFFTLDDVYYLRFIAMPAESESEKLLDKQRRKLLTQFVQHLASTDHHIYQNVFMEAAHVIPAETEEDCYRWRTMRLAEKGFLPFDEAVGVYQPIKPGELESKHNKYLPHASQQISTLPVPVSPLRELKQDNYFTRALQKIDAPNILHLLQTEFAHLCNQVVVADRRTIGERDALQEIVKKTSGYVSIGLEQLLKDQKDDDARAAALIIRHPLQDIFRAGFGAALKLKWRAEKWLSKCWFAQADLRLTFWGERWMGVVGGLLVKKPLYYDNYQSGVLYREFATVDDIDKSAAIFDEVVAVDDLLSVMNIEMDKPAQYGFLTYKNLLLTLWARHYCHMKGDKLKPLALKQFLPFFEKLLPQGADSGTTAARKIPDEMKTTFLNWLAAKTGLKDYELTDRLGQTFEDLFNEIESEYGQVAPVDIDPRFVHLFLLSANK, encoded by the coding sequence ATGCCCAAAGAGCAACAAGACCATAAGACCCTTGAACGGGTGCAGCAGCTTCAGGAAAAAAGAAGACAAATCATGGAGCTGCCGCCTGATAAGGCTCTTGATCAAATTTTGAAAGATCGCCAGCCGGCAGCTTTGGTGCACTCGTTTCCCGAACAGGATTTTTATCTGATGGTCAATGAAATTGGGCCGCAGGATTCGCTGCCACTCCTTTCACTGGCCACCAACAAGCAGTGGGAGCACATTGTCGACCTCGAGACCTGGCAAAATGATCACATTGACCTCAATTCGGTCACACGCTGGATGAATTTGCTGATGGAAGCTGATGCACAGCGATTTATCAGCTGGATATTAAAGGATCAGCTAGAATTTATTGAGTTTTATCTGTTCAAAAATCTGGAGGTCAGAATTCGGGAACATGATCAGGATCCAACCGAATTTGGCAATGACTTTTTTACGCTGGATGATGTCTATTATTTAAGGTTTATCGCTATGCCCGCTGAAAGTGAATCCGAGAAGCTGCTCGATAAACAGCGGCGTAAATTATTAACCCAATTTGTGCAACACCTGGCCTCTACAGATCATCATATTTACCAAAACGTTTTTATGGAAGCGGCCCATGTCATACCTGCTGAAACTGAAGAAGATTGCTATCGCTGGCGAACCATGCGGCTGGCGGAAAAGGGCTTTTTGCCCTTTGACGAAGCGGTCGGCGTCTATCAACCGATTAAGCCTGGGGAACTTGAAAGCAAGCACAATAAATATTTACCGCACGCCTCCCAACAGATTTCAACTCTTCCGGTACCGGTCTCTCCGCTGCGTGAATTAAAGCAAGACAATTATTTCACGCGAGCATTACAGAAAATTGACGCCCCCAACATATTGCACCTGCTGCAAACCGAGTTCGCTCATTTGTGCAATCAGGTCGTCGTTGCAGACCGCAGAACCATTGGTGAACGTGATGCGCTGCAGGAAATTGTTAAAAAAACCAGCGGCTATGTGAGCATCGGCCTGGAGCAACTGTTAAAAGACCAAAAAGACGATGATGCCCGGGCCGCCGCACTGATCATTCGGCACCCGCTGCAGGACATATTCCGAGCCGGCTTTGGTGCGGCCTTGAAACTGAAGTGGCGGGCGGAAAAATGGCTGTCTAAATGTTGGTTTGCGCAAGCTGATTTGCGATTGACCTTTTGGGGTGAACGGTGGATGGGAGTTGTCGGCGGTCTTCTGGTCAAAAAGCCGCTGTACTACGACAATTATCAATCCGGCGTCTTGTACCGTGAATTTGCCACGGTCGACGATATCGACAAATCCGCAGCGATTTTTGACGAGGTAGTTGCTGTTGATGACCTGTTGTCTGTAATGAACATCGAGATGGATAAACCGGCCCAATATGGATTTTTAACGTACAAAAATCTTTTGCTAACCCTCTGGGCGCGGCATTATTGCCATATGAAGGGTGACAAACTAAAACCACTGGCGCTCAAGCAGTTCCTACCCTTCTTTGAGAAACTGTTGCCCCAAGGGGCTGATTCCGGCACCACGGCGGCCCGTAAGATTCCAGACGAAATGAAAACCACCTTTTTAAACTGGCTGGCGGCCAAGACCGGTTTAAAAGACTATGAGCTGACCGATCGTCTTGGCCAAACCTTTGAGGATCTTTTCAACGAGATTGAAAGCGAATATGGTCAGGTCGCCCCAGTAGATATTGATCCCCGTTTTGTGCATTTATTTCTGTTGTCGGCAAATAAGTAA
- a CDS encoding CBS and ACT domain-containing protein has protein sequence MFVSNSMTRKVIFVTPDDGIFKAQELMAKNKIRHLPVTEADNRLIGVVTDRDIRSALPYKFFKTVPSEEEKKNFAELKIKDIMTKDPITISPAYTIQDALLMIQDARVGALPVVDEQGKLAGIISVRDLLRAFINVLGIGEPGTLLCILVEEKVGQLKKIVDAITEENISFGSVLVARYWEKNKRAVFPYLLTQNVALIKEKLKNLGFTLLDPMEWYLDQLPKND, from the coding sequence ATGTTCGTCAGCAACTCCATGACCCGTAAAGTGATATTCGTTACACCTGACGATGGTATTTTTAAAGCCCAGGAATTGATGGCTAAAAATAAGATACGCCATCTGCCGGTTACCGAAGCCGACAACCGTCTCATAGGTGTTGTAACAGATCGGGATATCAGAAGTGCACTGCCCTATAAATTTTTCAAGACCGTTCCCAGCGAGGAAGAAAAGAAGAATTTCGCAGAATTGAAAATAAAAGACATTATGACCAAAGATCCGATCACCATTTCTCCGGCCTACACCATTCAAGATGCGCTGTTAATGATACAGGATGCCCGCGTCGGTGCCCTGCCGGTTGTTGATGAACAGGGTAAACTTGCCGGTATTATCTCTGTTAGGGACCTGTTGCGGGCCTTTATCAATGTGCTGGGAATTGGAGAGCCGGGCACTTTGCTGTGTATCCTGGTAGAGGAAAAAGTCGGCCAGTTGAAGAAAATCGTCGATGCCATCACCGAGGAAAACATCTCTTTTGGCAGCGTTCTGGTGGCCCGGTACTGGGAAAAAAATAAGCGCGCCGTATTTCCTTATCTGCTGACCCAAAATGTAGCGCTTATAAAAGAAAAATTAAAAAACCTCGGTTTTACTCTGCTGGACCCAATGGAATGGTATCTAGACCAGTTGCCTAAAAATGACTAG
- a CDS encoding IscS subfamily cysteine desulfurase, translating into MKKPIYLDYNATTPHDPEVIEAMLPFFEEEFGNPSSSHYYGNKPRQAVARAREQVAALLNCEPEEIIFTSGGTESNNFAIIGCAQALRQKGQHIITSQIEHPAVIEVCRFLEIAGFVVTYLPVDEFGRVKPADVEAAIQTETILISIMHANNEVGTIEPIESIAELARKHDIAVHTDAAQSVGKIPVDVTRLGVDLLSIAGHKVYAPKGVGALYIRKGLVPAKLMHGAGQERAVRPGTENVLEIVGLGMACEIAARDLEKNRAHMQAMRDRLYEGLKKNCGKVRVNGHLQLRLPNTLSISFKGHEANRILDAIGDEVAASAGAACHSDIVQVSAVLEAMDVPLEWAKGTLRLTTGRKTTPTDIDSALQVICAAVKNFSTEQ; encoded by the coding sequence ATGAAAAAACCCATCTACCTGGACTATAACGCCACCACCCCCCATGACCCGGAAGTCATTGAGGCCATGCTGCCGTTTTTCGAAGAAGAATTCGGCAATCCCTCCAGCTCGCACTACTACGGCAACAAGCCCAGACAGGCCGTTGCCAGGGCCCGTGAGCAGGTCGCCGCTCTGCTCAATTGTGAGCCGGAAGAAATCATATTTACCAGCGGGGGCACAGAGTCCAATAATTTTGCGATCATCGGCTGCGCTCAAGCACTGCGCCAAAAGGGCCAGCACATCATCACCTCCCAAATCGAGCACCCCGCTGTCATCGAAGTATGTCGTTTTTTGGAAATCGCCGGATTTGTGGTGACTTATCTACCGGTTGATGAATTCGGCCGAGTAAAACCAGCGGATGTGGAGGCGGCCATTCAAACGGAAACCATTTTGATATCCATCATGCACGCCAACAACGAGGTCGGCACTATCGAGCCCATTGAGTCTATCGCTGAGCTGGCGCGAAAACACGATATAGCGGTGCACACTGATGCGGCCCAATCGGTGGGCAAGATCCCGGTGGATGTCACCCGCCTGGGCGTCGACCTGCTGTCCATTGCCGGGCACAAGGTTTACGCCCCCAAAGGTGTCGGTGCCCTTTACATCCGCAAGGGACTGGTGCCCGCCAAATTAATGCATGGCGCCGGGCAGGAAAGAGCGGTGCGTCCCGGCACGGAAAACGTGCTGGAAATCGTCGGTCTGGGCATGGCCTGTGAAATTGCCGCGCGCGATCTGGAAAAAAACAGGGCCCACATGCAGGCTATGCGCGATCGGCTCTATGAGGGCCTCAAAAAAAACTGTGGCAAAGTGCGCGTGAACGGCCATCTGCAGCTGCGACTGCCCAACACCCTTAGCATTTCTTTCAAAGGGCATGAGGCCAACCGCATTTTGGACGCCATTGGAGATGAAGTGGCCGCTTCGGCAGGTGCCGCCTGTCATTCGGATATCGTGCAAGTTTCTGCGGTGCTCGAGGCGATGGACGTCCCACTGGAGTGGGCCAAGGGCACCTTACGCTTAACAACAGGGCGAAAAACCACCCCGACCGACATCGACTCGGCGCTGCAGGTGATCTGTGCAGCCGTAAAAAACTTTAGTACTGAGCAATGA
- a CDS encoding 50S ribosomal protein L11 methyltransferase: protein MSCPYDDLYIYHLNGRLTSQRKIPQRHFIGNWEEDNFSFLFFSQPAFEDIQDLLRTQPQLSYIDSYHMPYAQWQGSVFSSFDHGPFQIMAPWENQNPKQSDKLSLILDPGLVFGTGTHPTTRDCLDALQLACRRHSPTHAMDLGTGTGILALAAARLGCKLILAVDLNLLAATTAAKNVRLNHLEQQVLVTQGYAEDFIDYPAELVVANVHYAVMQKLIQSKAFRTKKCFILSGLMRSEAKQVKMDLERLPAKILKSWTHKGIWHTFYGEFDN from the coding sequence ATGTCGTGCCCATATGATGATCTGTATATTTACCACCTGAACGGCCGCTTAACCTCACAGAGAAAAATCCCACAGCGACATTTTATCGGCAACTGGGAAGAAGATAATTTTTCATTTCTCTTCTTTTCTCAGCCCGCATTTGAAGATATCCAGGATCTTCTGCGTACCCAGCCACAGTTGTCCTATATTGACAGTTATCACATGCCCTATGCGCAGTGGCAAGGATCGGTATTTAGCTCTTTTGATCACGGCCCTTTTCAGATTATGGCACCGTGGGAAAACCAAAATCCGAAACAGTCGGATAAATTATCGCTCATCTTAGATCCCGGGCTGGTCTTTGGCACCGGTACCCACCCCACTACCAGGGATTGCCTGGATGCGCTCCAGTTGGCCTGCCGAAGGCATTCACCTACGCACGCCATGGATTTAGGCACCGGCACCGGCATTTTGGCCTTGGCTGCCGCACGACTGGGCTGCAAACTCATTTTGGCAGTTGACCTGAATTTGCTGGCAGCCACAACCGCAGCAAAAAACGTCCGCTTAAATCACCTTGAACAGCAGGTACTGGTTACGCAAGGGTATGCCGAAGACTTCATTGACTATCCGGCGGAACTTGTAGTGGCCAATGTCCATTATGCGGTCATGCAAAAGCTAATTCAATCGAAGGCGTTTAGGACCAAAAAGTGTTTTATACTTTCCGGTCTTATGCGCAGTGAAGCCAAGCAGGTAAAAATGGACTTAGAACGCTTGCCGGCCAAAATATTAAAAAGCTGGACTCATAAAGGAATCTGGCATACATTTTATGGTGAATTTGACAATTAA
- a CDS encoding MBL fold metallo-hydrolase: protein MQITCWGSRGSIPVSGKSYLKYGGDTTSLEIRTKSGDIIALDAGTGIRRFGNKLVEEGALNINFLFTHAHWDHLMGFPFFKPLYSKNAKLLMHGCPFHSQFVEAILSTVMAPPNFPVKYADIKAQITYEKACPQEFKIGSLSVTPIPISHPNGGSGYKFVEDGKTFVFLTDNELGYRHAGGRQFKDYVEFSSGADLLIHDSEYTPEEYQTFIEWGHSVYTDVLKLAEEAGVKKLGLFHINQERTDDQMDEMVNSCRRHFDGRGFKIQCVGIATDMTFNL from the coding sequence ATGCAGATCACATGCTGGGGATCGAGGGGCTCCATTCCGGTTTCAGGCAAATCGTATCTGAAATACGGCGGTGATACGACCAGTTTGGAGATTCGAACCAAAAGTGGTGATATTATTGCGCTTGATGCCGGCACCGGTATTCGCAGATTTGGGAACAAACTGGTTGAAGAAGGTGCGCTCAATATCAATTTTCTATTCACCCACGCCCATTGGGACCATCTGATGGGTTTTCCTTTCTTCAAGCCGCTGTATTCTAAAAATGCAAAACTTCTGATGCACGGCTGCCCATTCCACAGTCAGTTTGTCGAAGCCATTTTATCAACTGTCATGGCACCCCCTAATTTTCCGGTCAAATATGCCGACATCAAGGCCCAGATAACCTATGAAAAAGCCTGCCCCCAGGAATTTAAAATAGGATCACTATCTGTCACGCCCATACCCATCAGTCACCCCAATGGCGGTAGCGGTTATAAATTCGTCGAAGACGGTAAAACCTTTGTCTTTCTGACCGACAACGAGCTCGGGTATCGACATGCCGGTGGCCGGCAGTTTAAAGATTATGTCGAATTTAGCAGCGGAGCTGACCTTCTGATTCATGACAGTGAATATACCCCTGAAGAGTACCAGACGTTTATTGAATGGGGGCATTCGGTTTACACCGATGTGCTCAAATTGGCCGAAGAGGCGGGGGTTAAAAAATTGGGGTTGTTCCATATCAACCAGGAGCGCACCGATGATCAGATGGATGAGATGGTCAATAGCTGCCGGCGTCATTTCGATGGCAGGGGCTTTAAAATCCAGTGCGTCGGCATAGCCACCGATATGACTTTCAATTTATAG
- a CDS encoding ASKHA domain-containing protein, whose protein sequence is MSKNGTPWIQTVQLDEPRLKDNTADTERLVQALTPRLNSPDICIDLDLLKTVPSILRQAQFNLRCVLFKEQHHWVLTDILDAKDPRLCAGLAVDMGTTRVVLRLLDLATGKYLAESVFDNPQESIGPDVLSRIHFSEKEDGLKHLNDLIISGLNSRIMDLCTSQNLQPENIYAMAVAGNTTMTHLLMGLDPRWIIREPYIPVVNKPGVIKAEELGLRVNPRARLLIFPNIGSYFGGDLIAGVLFSKIYQSQQTSILVDVGTNAEVVLGNKNWLIACAGAAGPALEGGVTRMGTTASPGVIDQIAVDPDSHTFKIHTIDDLPPTGICGSGVIDLAAQLFLSGMIDVRGKLLPAVCGTAIKKIDGLSHLVVVPAEASATGADLTISQADLDSLIRSKAAMYTILETITESVNMKLLELEKFYVAGTFGSFINPESAIAIGMLPDLPRDRYQTLGNSSLGGATLALQSDAYHDEIYQIRERITYLELNVNQEFMNRFSAAKFLPHTNPSLFPTVKHSLPR, encoded by the coding sequence ATGAGTAAAAACGGCACTCCCTGGATTCAAACTGTTCAATTAGATGAACCGCGCCTTAAAGATAACACTGCCGATACCGAGCGACTTGTGCAAGCCTTAACACCCCGCCTCAACAGTCCCGACATTTGTATCGATCTGGATCTTTTAAAAACCGTACCGTCTATCTTGCGCCAAGCCCAATTTAACCTTCGTTGTGTTCTTTTTAAAGAGCAACACCACTGGGTATTGACCGATATACTAGATGCAAAGGATCCGCGGTTATGTGCTGGCTTAGCTGTTGACATGGGAACCACACGGGTGGTGTTGCGCCTTTTGGATCTGGCCACCGGCAAGTATCTGGCTGAATCTGTTTTTGATAATCCCCAGGAAAGCATCGGTCCGGATGTTTTGAGCCGGATTCATTTTTCTGAAAAAGAAGACGGGCTCAAACACTTAAATGACCTGATCATCAGTGGTTTGAACAGCCGTATAATGGATCTGTGCACCTCACAAAATCTGCAGCCGGAAAATATCTATGCTATGGCAGTTGCCGGCAACACCACCATGACCCACTTGTTGATGGGACTCGATCCCCGCTGGATTATCCGGGAGCCCTATATCCCGGTGGTCAACAAACCCGGCGTCATCAAAGCCGAGGAACTGGGCCTGCGGGTCAATCCCCGTGCGCGGCTGTTGATTTTTCCCAATATTGGAAGCTACTTCGGGGGAGATTTGATTGCCGGCGTTCTTTTTTCCAAAATTTACCAGAGCCAACAGACCTCTATCCTGGTAGATGTGGGCACCAATGCTGAAGTTGTGCTCGGAAACAAAAACTGGCTGATTGCCTGTGCGGGAGCGGCCGGACCGGCACTGGAAGGCGGTGTTACGCGTATGGGGACAACCGCCAGCCCGGGGGTCATCGATCAAATTGCGGTGGATCCCGACAGCCATACGTTTAAAATTCATACGATTGATGATTTGCCGCCCACCGGTATTTGCGGCTCGGGGGTCATCGACTTGGCCGCTCAGCTGTTTCTCAGTGGCATGATCGATGTGCGCGGCAAATTGCTGCCGGCTGTGTGCGGCACGGCAATAAAAAAAATAGACGGTCTGTCACATTTGGTGGTGGTGCCGGCGGAAGCCTCGGCTACCGGCGCTGACTTGACCATCAGCCAGGCTGATTTGGATAGTCTCATACGGTCTAAAGCGGCCATGTATACCATTTTAGAAACCATCACCGAGTCGGTTAACATGAAGCTTTTGGAACTGGAAAAATTTTATGTGGCCGGTACTTTTGGCTCGTTTATCAATCCTGAATCGGCCATCGCCATCGGAATGCTGCCGGACCTGCCGCGGGATCGGTACCAAACTTTGGGAAACAGCTCCTTGGGCGGCGCTACCCTGGCCCTCCAATCCGATGCTTATCATGACGAAATTTATCAGATCCGCGAGCGCATCACCTACCTGGAACTAAATGTCAATCAGGAATTTATGAACCGCTTCAGTGCCGCCAAATTTTTACCGCATACGAATCCGAGTCTCTTTCCCACCGTTAAGCATTCGCTTCCTCGATAA
- a CDS encoding NAD-dependent deacylase, with protein MDDLIKKAAADLAQASMVTALTGAGASIESKIPPFRGKGGLWEKMDPMEVAHIDAFVQDPAKVWQLLIKDMKDVIDQARPNECHKGLARLEELGKLQTVITQNIDGLHQMAGNTDVIEFHGTFASQRCMECNTHIETRYVDVSNIPPHCECGGILRPNAVFFGEMIPQEALWRSRQVATDCDVMLVIGTSAMVQPAALMPVVAKETGAIVIEINPEKTPLTSDISDYTIKGPAGDTMNQIVAELEKFI; from the coding sequence ATGGATGATTTGATCAAAAAAGCGGCGGCCGATCTGGCTCAGGCCAGTATGGTAACTGCCTTAACCGGTGCGGGCGCTTCAATTGAAAGCAAGATTCCGCCTTTTCGGGGCAAGGGCGGGTTGTGGGAAAAAATGGACCCCATGGAAGTAGCTCATATTGATGCATTCGTGCAAGATCCGGCCAAAGTTTGGCAGCTTTTAATCAAAGATATGAAAGATGTCATCGATCAAGCGCGGCCCAATGAGTGTCATAAAGGACTCGCCAGGCTGGAAGAGTTGGGAAAACTGCAAACGGTCATCACCCAAAATATTGATGGGCTGCATCAAATGGCCGGCAACACGGACGTGATTGAATTTCATGGGACTTTTGCCTCACAACGGTGCATGGAATGCAATACGCACATTGAAACCCGCTATGTTGATGTTAGTAACATACCGCCTCACTGCGAATGCGGGGGCATTTTGCGCCCCAATGCCGTTTTTTTCGGTGAGATGATTCCACAGGAAGCGCTTTGGCGTTCCCGCCAGGTAGCAACTGACTGCGATGTCATGCTGGTCATCGGGACCTCGGCCATGGTGCAACCAGCCGCCCTTATGCCGGTAGTGGCTAAAGAGACCGGGGCAATCGTGATCGAAATTAATCCGGAAAAAACCCCATTAACCAGTGACATCAGCGACTATACTATCAAAGGACCTGCCGGTGATACCATGAACCAAATTGTGGCGGAATTGGAAAAATTTATTTAA
- a CDS encoding HEAT repeat domain-containing protein — translation MNQQQLKGCMKKASTRQEYMATKDQNQPVTMGSSVLDALCQNAVETKDYEFREALLDILKNNAEEVHKRFIDYAVHSPDPIQRRWALVNLSLMECGTAREAVLSGLRDPNTEVRIAAAMNAGLYDDREVLAALEHFFATNRFACVRNFARLIVRQLQQNKRSKMTLDVACLQDVLHSPSVPSV, via the coding sequence ATGAATCAACAGCAATTGAAAGGTTGTATGAAAAAGGCATCCACCCGCCAAGAATATATGGCAACCAAGGACCAGAATCAACCGGTCACCATGGGCAGCAGCGTTTTGGACGCGCTCTGTCAAAATGCGGTTGAAACCAAAGATTATGAATTCAGGGAAGCCTTACTCGACATTTTGAAAAATAATGCAGAAGAAGTCCACAAGCGCTTCATCGATTATGCCGTTCATTCGCCGGACCCCATCCAGCGCCGCTGGGCCCTGGTAAATCTGAGTTTAATGGAATGTGGAACCGCCAGAGAGGCTGTGTTAAGCGGATTGCGGGATCCCAACACTGAGGTCCGCATCGCAGCGGCCATGAATGCAGGGTTATATGATGATCGGGAGGTGCTGGCCGCCCTGGAGCACTTTTTTGCAACCAATCGCTTTGCGTGTGTGCGAAATTTTGCCCGTCTGATCGTCAGACAATTGCAGCAAAACAAACGCTCCAAAATGACGCTGGATGTGGCCTGCTTGCAGGATGTGCTGCACAGCCCGTCGGTGCCATCTGTATAA